From Sphingobium sp. RAC03, a single genomic window includes:
- the egtD gene encoding L-histidine N(alpha)-methyltransferase — MLLTDDAPTVAHAVDPAFRRDIIEGLSRSPKATPPIWFYDRHGSELFEAITDLPEYYPTRTETALLENHGADFADAVGEGRAVVEFGAGSSRKTPHLLRAIAPGAYVPIDISGDFLRASSATLAQAFPDLPVIPVEGDFNRPLTLPDAIEAMPRLGFFPGSTIGNMEPDAAVDLLRAMRRLLGDEAMLLIGMDRIKDRDRLIAAYDDAAGVTAAFNLNLLTRINRELEGDMPIDGFAHRAIWNDDKARVEMHLEAIRPLHFHVAGESFRMAQGETIHTESSHKYGVRDGRLLLRSGGWEPVREWTDADGLFSLMLARAG; from the coding sequence ATGCTGCTGACAGACGACGCTCCGACCGTAGCCCATGCGGTCGACCCGGCCTTTCGCCGCGACATCATCGAAGGTCTGTCGCGCAGCCCCAAGGCGACGCCGCCCATCTGGTTCTATGACCGGCATGGGTCGGAATTGTTCGAGGCGATCACCGACCTGCCCGAATATTATCCCACGCGCACCGAAACGGCGCTGCTGGAGAATCATGGTGCAGATTTTGCCGACGCGGTGGGCGAAGGCCGCGCGGTGGTGGAGTTTGGCGCGGGCAGTTCGCGCAAGACGCCGCACCTGCTGCGCGCGATCGCGCCGGGAGCCTATGTGCCGATCGACATTAGCGGCGATTTCCTGCGGGCGAGCAGTGCGACCTTGGCGCAGGCCTTTCCCGACCTGCCGGTGATTCCGGTGGAAGGGGATTTCAACCGGCCGCTGACATTGCCCGATGCGATCGAGGCCATGCCCCGGCTGGGTTTCTTCCCCGGATCGACCATCGGCAATATGGAGCCGGATGCGGCGGTCGACCTGCTGCGCGCGATGCGCCGCCTGCTGGGCGATGAGGCGATGCTGCTGATCGGCATGGACCGGATCAAGGATCGCGACCGGCTGATCGCGGCCTATGACGATGCGGCGGGAGTGACGGCGGCGTTCAACCTGAACCTGCTCACCCGGATCAACCGCGAGTTGGAGGGCGACATGCCGATCGACGGCTTTGCCCATCGCGCGATCTGGAACGATGACAAGGCGCGGGTCGAAATGCATCTGGAGGCGATACGGCCGCTGCATTTCCATGTCGCGGGAGAGAGCTTCCGCATGGCGCAGGGCGAAACCATCCACACCGAAAGCAGCCATAAATATGGCGTGCGCGACGGGCGGCTGCTGCTGCGGTCGGGTGGCTGGGAGCCGGTGCGTGAATGGACCGATGCAGACGGGCTGTTTTCGCTGATGCTGGCCCGCGCAGGGTAG